One Aphidius gifuensis isolate YNYX2018 linkage group LG3, ASM1490517v1, whole genome shotgun sequence DNA window includes the following coding sequences:
- the LOC122852132 gene encoding general odorant-binding protein 83a-like: MMLISIVGFTIFLVVSIDINNVEAKMTLAQVRNSLKPFHKACLPKSGVSPDVWEATHNGEFPPDPALQCHFACLFTKLKILTKDGKLSMESMAKQMDIMLPEDLVGPIKSITDKCAVDATSSEVCEMSWQFAKCYYEADADMYFLP, from the exons ATGATGCTGATCAGTATTGTTGgctttactatttttttagtagtttcaattgatattaataatgtcGAGGCT aaaatgaCTTTGGCCCAAGTTAGAAATTCTTTGAAGCCATTTCATAAAGCTTGTTTACCAAAATCTGGTGTATCACCTG ATGTTTGGGAAGCCACTCACAATGGAGAGTTTCCACCAGATCCAGCTCTCCAATGTCATTTTGCTTGTCTTTTTACAAAACTAAAAATT cTGACAAAAGATGGAAAACTTTCAATGGAATCTATGGCAAAACAAATGGATATAATGTTACCAGAAGATCTTGTTGGACCAATCAAAAGCATAACCGACAAGTGTGCAGTTGACg CAACAAGTTCAGAAGTTTGTGAAATGAGTTGGCAATTTGCCAAGTGTTATTATGAAGCCGATGCagat atgTATTTTTTGCCTTAA
- the LOC122852134 gene encoding uncharacterized protein LOC122852134 — protein MKYLAIVGLIGLIFFVSNGLSQDPDCPVYKLMMASVEKCKGQLSEENAKLMEKNPGVENDEINCFRGCVLVGMGVMKNAKIDIENLKELMKQSKSPTTAEAVVTVARECKKQSEVSNNECEVAGSYTKCVVALKDKAEKAGA, from the exons atgaaatacttGGCAATTGTTGGTCTTATTGGACTCATTTTTTTCGTC tCAAATGGATTATCACAGGATCCAGATTGTccagtttataaattaatgatggCAAGTGTGGAGAAATGTAAGGGCCAGCTGAGTGAGG AAAATGCTAAACTTATGGAGAAAAATCCAGGGgttgaaaatgatgaaataaattgcTTCAGGGGATGTGTACTGGTTGGCATGGGTGtt atgaaaaatgctaaaattgacattgaaaatttaaaagaacttATGAAACAATCTAAATCGCCAACAACAGCGGAGGCAGTTGTAACAGTAGCACGAGAATGCAAAAAACAAT cCGAGGTCAGCAACAACGAGTGCGAAGTGGCTGGATCATATACCAAGTGTGTTGTGGCCCTGAAAGACAAAGCAGAAAAAGCTGGAGCCTAA
- the LOC122852098 gene encoding DNA/RNA-binding protein KIN17, protein MGKHEVGTPKYIANKIKSKGLQKLRWFCQMCEKQCRDENGFKCHTMSESHHRQLLLFADNPHKYMNEFSKDFSNDYLYLLKRQFGTKRVSANKVYQDYISARDHIHMNSTMWLSLTAFVKWLGRTGKCVVDETEQGWFVTYIDRGPEKLAEEEKKVKKTKMDKDDQERMMDFIEKQVKKGRKEDNNNPDDNVVPLMRSDEDGPLILDFKLKPKISVMGPPLAFAPRSVESKLKIKIKDEPLDTIENNDYHSESSSSSSSSLRRGSKRPHEENDKKSIKKETEQQSGWLRRNLVVKIITKTLGSKYYKAKGVIQEPVLESGFVGTVKLISPDNVNGHVVKLDQEHLETVIPTIGREVLIVKGYKTGSIAIIKKVRIDEFSVDVELINKSVLKKIPYENICKFIGRETR, encoded by the coding sequence ATGGGTAAACATGAAGTTGGAACCCCCAAATACATTGCCAACAAGATCAAATCAAAAGGTCTTCAAAAATTACGATGGTTTTGTCAAATGTGTGAAAAACAATGTCGTGATGAAAATGGTTTTAAATGTCATACAATGTCAGAATCTCATCACCGTCAACTTTTACTTTTTGCTGATAATCCTCACAAgtatatgaatgaattttcaaaagatttttcaaatgattatttgtatttattaaaacgaCAATTTGGGACAAAACGTGTATCAGCAAATAAAGTATATCAAGATTATATTTCTGCTCGTGATCATATACATATGAATTCAACAATGTGGTTAAGTTTAACAGCTTTTGTTAAATGGCTTGGTCGAACTGGTAAATGTGTTGTTGATGAAACAGAACAAGGATGGTTTGTAACCTATATTGACAGAGGTCCAGAAAAACTtgctgaagaagaaaaaaaagtcaaaaaaacaaaaatggacAAAGACGATCAAGAAAGAATGAtggattttattgaaaaacaagttaaaaaagGACGTAaagaagataataataatcctgATGATAATGTTGTACCTTTAATGCGATCAGATGAAGATGGTCCACTTATTTtagatttcaaattaaaaccaaaaataTCAGTGATGGGTCCACCATTGGCATTTGCACCAAGATCCGTAGAatcaaagttaaaaattaaaattaaagatgaACCACTTGAtactattgaaaataatgattatcatagtgaatcatcatcatcatcatcaagttcaTTAAGACGAGGCTCCAAAAGACCACAcgaagaaaatgataaaaaatcaattaaaaaagaaacagaACAACAATCTGGATGGTTAAGAAGAAACTTAGTTGttaaaataatcacaaaaacACTTGGCTCCAAGTATTACAAGGCCAAGGGTGTTATTCAAGAACCAGTACTAGAATCAGGTTTTGTTGGAACAGTAAAACTCATATCTCCAGATAATGTTAATGGGCATGTTGTTAAATTAGATCAAGAGCATCTTGAAACAGTTATACCTACTATTGGCCGAGAAGTTTTAATTGTCAAAGGTTACAAAACTGGATCCATtgctattattaaaaaagttagaaTTGATGAATTTAGTGTTGACGTTGAGCTTATTAATAAatctgtattaaaaaaaattccttatgaaaatatttgtaaatttatcgGGAGGGAAACCCGGTAA